A stretch of Ipomoea triloba cultivar NCNSP0323 chromosome 11, ASM357664v1 DNA encodes these proteins:
- the LOC115997250 gene encoding scarecrow-like protein 23, whose protein sequence is MLQSLHFSPNPNNSNNCPNLSSPMASKRSVIDLGGAAAAETTAAAAEDSSFKRPRHLSSSGDPSVSGEKGEEEEEEGVMDTESTGLRLLGLLLQCAECVAMDNLDDASNLLPEIAELSSPFGSSAERVAAYFAEALSARIISSYLGSYSPLTLKSLTLTHSQKLFAALQSYNSISPLVKFSHFTANQAIFQALDGEDHVHVIDLDIMQGLQWPGLFHILASRSRKIRSIKITGVGSSIELLESTGRRLAEFATSLGLPFEFRPLEGKIGSITDPSQLGVKLGETTVVHWMHHCLYDVTGSDFGTLRLLTLLRPKLITIVEQDLSHGGSFLGRFVEALHYYSALFDALGDGLGADSVERHTVEQQLFGCEIRNIVAVGGPKRTGEVKVERWGEELKRVGFGPVSLAGSPAAQAGLLLGMFPWKGYTLVEESGCLKLGWKDLSLLTASAWQPSD, encoded by the coding sequence ATGCTTCAAAGTCTCCATTTCTCACCTAACcctaataatagtaataattgtcCCAATCTCTCTTCTCCTATGGCTTCCAAGCGCTCTGTGATTGACCTAGGCGGCGCAGCTGCGGCGGAgacgacggcggcggcggcggaggattCTTCGTTTAAGAGGCCTCGTCATTTGTCTTCCTCCGGCGATCCTTCTGTTTCCGGCGAGAAgggggaggaagaggaggaggagggggTTATGGATACTGAGTCAACGGGGCTTAGGTTACTGGGCCTGCTGCTACAATGCGCCGAGTGTGTGGCTATGGATAACCTCGATGACGCTAGCAATCTGTTGCCGGAGATCGCGGAGCTCTCGTCGCCGTTCGGCTCGTCGGCGGAGCGCGTCGCGGCTTATTTCGCCGAGGCACTCTCGGCGCGGATTATTAGCTCTTACCTCGGCTCCTACTCGCCTCTCACCCTCAAATCCCTAACCCTAACCCACTCGCAGAAGCTCTTTGCCGCTTTACAGAGCTATAACTCCATCAGCCCCCTTGTGAAATTCTCGCACTTCACCGCGAATCAGGCCATCTTCCAGGCGCTGGACGGCGAGGATCACGTCCACGTCATCGACTTAGATATCATGCAGGGCCTCCAGTGGCCCGGATTGTTCCACATCCTCGCCTCCCGCAGCCGCAAGATCCGCTCCATCAAGATCACCGGCGTCGGATCCTCCATCGAGCTCCTGGAATCCACCGGCCGGCGACTCGCCGAGTTCGCGACCTCGCTCGGCCTCCCCTTCGAGTTCCGCCCGCTGGAGGGCAAAATCGGGAGCATAACCGACCCGAGTCAACTCGGAGTGAAACTCGGCGAGACCACGGTGGTGCACTGGATGCACCACTGCCTTTACGACGTCACCGGCAGCGATTTCGGGACGCTGAGACTCTTGACTTTGCTCCGCCCCAAGCTCATCACCATCGTCGAGCAGGATCTGAGCCACGGCGGCAGTTTCCTCGGCCGATTCGTGGAGGCGCTGCACTATTACTCGGCGCTGTTCGACGCGCTGGGGGACGGATTGGGTGCGGACAGCGTAGAGAGGCATACGGTGGAGCAGCAGCTCTTCGGCTGCGAGATTCGGAACATCGTGGCCGTTGGTGGGCCCAAGAGGACCGGCGAGGTCAAGGTGGAGAGGTGGGGGGAGGAGCTCAAACGGGTCGGGTTCGGACCCGTTTCTCTGGCGGGTAGCCCGGCGGCCCAAGCGGGTCTTTTGCTTGGGATGTTCCCTTGGAAAGGGTATACTTTGGTGGAGGAGAGTGGGTGCTTGAAGTTGGGGTGGAAGGATTTGTCTTTGTTGACCGCCTCCGCCTGGCAGCCGTCCGATTAG